The Deinococcus fonticola genome has a segment encoding these proteins:
- the rsfS gene encoding ribosome silencing factor: MTPDPETQTQLRAIVDAARERRAEDVVVLDLTDVSSTLEHFVICTATAGLQLNAVQENIREKAQEAGLPRPSVEGPSERWLLLAFAGNIVVHIMTKDAREYYDLEGLWSDAKVLDFPEE; encoded by the coding sequence ATGACCCCAGACCCTGAAACCCAAACCCAGCTCCGCGCCATCGTGGACGCCGCCCGTGAACGCCGCGCCGAAGACGTCGTGGTACTTGACCTGACCGACGTGAGCAGCACCCTGGAACACTTCGTGATCTGCACCGCCACCGCCGGATTGCAACTCAACGCCGTGCAGGAGAACATCCGCGAAAAAGCCCAGGAGGCCGGCCTGCCGCGCCCCAGCGTGGAAGGCCCCAGCGAACGCTGGCTGCTGCTGGCTTTTGCCGGCAACATCGTGGTGCATATCATGACCAAGGACGCCCGCGAGTACTACGACCTCGAAGGGCTGTGGAGCGACGCCAAAGTCCTGGACTTCCCCGAAGAGTAA
- the yqeK gene encoding bis(5'-nucleosyl)-tetraphosphatase (symmetrical) YqeK yields the protein MRATILPLTPVTPDLGHWEARVQLLVKPKRYAHVQRVALLAQQIAQANGLSEQEIEQAYAAGILHDIARDLPDSELLRLAPPECEIDARHPLALHGRAARTMLARWGYGDQTVLDAVEDHTTGPRGQRPVSACVYIADVSEPGRGVNDDIRELALHDLNAALNRAIVSKVTYLQGRGIQVHPRTLQCYESLPGVTSSAASIPFPPLQPSQNGAPSPHTASPHTSSTQPSSTEH from the coding sequence ATGAGGGCCACCATTCTGCCCCTGACGCCCGTGACGCCCGACCTGGGTCACTGGGAAGCCCGCGTGCAACTGCTGGTCAAACCCAAACGCTACGCACACGTGCAGCGCGTGGCCCTGCTGGCCCAGCAGATCGCGCAGGCCAACGGCCTGAGTGAACAGGAAATCGAGCAGGCTTACGCTGCCGGCATCCTGCACGACATCGCCCGCGACCTGCCCGACAGCGAACTGCTGCGCCTCGCGCCGCCCGAATGCGAGATCGATGCCCGCCACCCGTTGGCCCTGCATGGCCGCGCTGCCCGCACTATGCTCGCCCGCTGGGGGTACGGCGACCAGACCGTGCTGGACGCGGTGGAAGACCACACCACCGGCCCGCGTGGGCAGCGGCCCGTGTCGGCCTGCGTGTACATTGCCGACGTCTCCGAACCCGGACGCGGCGTCAACGACGATATCCGCGAGCTGGCGCTGCACGACCTGAACGCCGCTCTGAACCGCGCCATCGTCTCGAAGGTCACGTACCTGCAGGGGCGCGGCATTCAGGTGCACCCGCGCACTCTGCAGTGCTACGAGTCGCTACCGGGCGTGACCAGCTCCGCCGCCAGCATTCCCTTTCCGCCGCTTCAGCCCTCCCAGAATGGGGCCCCCAGCCCCCATACCGCCAGCCCCCACACTTCCAGCACACAGCCCTCCAGCACCGAGCACTGA
- a CDS encoding LCP family protein: MTPDSPEHTTLKLDFNLDQPNIDPPSPATSGPAAPGFPTASTSTSGKQASGKGLPRARLRRHAWLRAMQFFGLTLGSLTLLGSALLATAGARTTPALSDVPQFTVLLAGRDIVYCYYHQPCKNQDQRTGLIQTPNTDTLMVARVSEAGVSVLNIPRDTNVGEFDREKSPADQKVNSRYWTGGPQSLVSAVEEITGERVDSYVIVRADYVTRVIDALGGLDVTVPEPGIEWVDKAAGVDLKLQPGNHHLSGEQAVLFLRVRKGFGDDYGRIDHQKQALTQLVGKLKTPQGLAALPTILGGVGHGVETNVDPNIVTALLPKLTGLKLRFATLPTSTIPGSFNLAVDRERLARVWSQTTPEAAGSAAPQGLTISIHDASGQGLGAPLGQALKALGYKTVRVQTSAPSNDASQVFTQDNVRYAEELADTLSLPRLQGERFPVESGEIGILLGKDALPGLAALKTAYTTP, encoded by the coding sequence TTGACGCCAGATTCCCCTGAGCACACCACACTGAAGCTCGACTTCAACCTCGACCAACCCAATATCGACCCACCCAGTCCCGCTACTTCAGGCCCCGCCGCCCCAGGGTTCCCCACGGCCAGCACCTCTACTAGCGGCAAGCAGGCCAGCGGCAAAGGGTTGCCCCGCGCCCGGCTGCGGCGGCATGCCTGGCTGCGGGCCATGCAGTTTTTCGGCCTGACCCTGGGCAGCCTGACCCTGCTGGGCAGTGCGCTGCTGGCCACCGCCGGGGCACGCACCACCCCGGCCCTGAGCGACGTGCCGCAGTTCACGGTGCTGCTGGCCGGGCGCGACATCGTGTACTGCTACTATCACCAGCCCTGCAAGAATCAGGATCAACGCACCGGCCTGATTCAGACCCCTAATACCGACACCTTGATGGTCGCGCGGGTCAGTGAGGCGGGGGTCAGCGTCCTGAACATCCCGCGCGACACCAATGTCGGCGAGTTCGACCGCGAGAAAAGCCCCGCCGATCAGAAAGTCAACAGCCGCTACTGGACCGGCGGCCCCCAGAGCCTGGTGAGCGCCGTGGAGGAAATCACCGGCGAGCGCGTGGACTCGTACGTGATCGTGCGGGCGGACTACGTGACCCGCGTGATCGACGCGCTGGGCGGCCTGGACGTGACCGTGCCGGAACCCGGCATCGAGTGGGTGGACAAAGCCGCCGGCGTGGATCTGAAGCTGCAACCCGGCAACCACCACCTCAGCGGCGAGCAGGCGGTGCTGTTCCTGCGCGTACGCAAGGGCTTCGGAGACGATTACGGACGCATCGACCACCAGAAACAGGCGCTGACGCAACTGGTCGGCAAGCTCAAGACCCCGCAGGGCCTCGCCGCGCTGCCCACCATTCTGGGCGGGGTGGGCCACGGCGTCGAGACGAATGTCGACCCGAACATCGTGACAGCCCTGCTGCCGAAACTGACCGGCTTAAAACTGCGCTTCGCCACGTTGCCCACCAGCACTATTCCCGGCAGTTTCAACCTGGCGGTCGACCGTGAACGCCTGGCCCGGGTGTGGAGCCAGACCACCCCCGAAGCTGCTGGCAGCGCCGCCCCGCAGGGCCTGACCATCAGCATTCACGACGCCAGCGGTCAGGGGCTGGGGGCACCGCTCGGCCAGGCGCTGAAAGCCCTGGGCTACAAGACCGTGCGCGTGCAGACCAGTGCCCCCAGCAACGACGCCTCGCAGGTGTTCACGCAGGACAACGTCCGCTACGCCGAGGAACTGGCCGATACCCTGAGCCTCCCCAGGTTGCAGGGCGAGCGTTTCCCGGTGGAATCCGGCGAAATTGGTATCCTGCTCGGCAAGGACGCCCTGCCGGGCCTCGCGGCACTGAAGACCGCGTACACCACCCCTTGA